A DNA window from Arachis duranensis cultivar V14167 chromosome 3, aradu.V14167.gnm2.J7QH, whole genome shotgun sequence contains the following coding sequences:
- the LOC107479353 gene encoding uncharacterized protein LOC107479353, with protein MEELNFDVNALANELGGYLERLTNEQKFAYDQIIGAVSALNREVLARLISKAKLIIWDEAPMISKYCYEALDKCLGDILRCSNSYNAHLPFVGKVVVFGRDFRQIFLVIPRGSMQDIIQSSINSSYSWHNCKVLKLTKNMRLSLGENNNIQELRNFAEWLLKICDGLAGDTTDGESIVYIPSDILVKNSDTALDDFIDFVCPDILSNLSAENYFKDREILAPTLDCVTDVNNKMTAGLPG; from the exons ATGGAAGAGTTGAACTTTGACGTTAATGCTCTTGCGAATGAACTAGGTGGGTATTTAGAAAGGCTAACTAATGAGCAGAAATTTGCATACGATCAAATAATTGGTGCTGTTAGCG CATTAAACAGGGAAGTCCTCGCAAGGTTAATATCGAAGGCCAAATTAATCATATGGGATGAAGCTCCAATGATAAGCAAGTATTGTTACGAAGCTTTAGACAAATGCCTCGGAGACATCTTAAGGTGCTCAAATTCGTATAATGCTCATTTGCCATTTGTAGGTAAAGTTGTTGTTTTCGGAAgagattttagacaaatttTTCTCGTGATTCCTAGAGGCTCAATGCAAGATATAATTCAGTCTTCTATTAATTCTTCATATTCGTGGCATAACTGTAAGGTTTTAAAGCTTACAAAAAATATGAGATTGTCACTAggtgaaaacaacaacatacaAGAACTCAGAAATTTTGCagaatggctactcaaaatttGTGATGGTTTGGCTGGTGATACAACAGATGGTGAATCGATCGTTTATATACCATCTGACATTTTGGTTAAGAACTCTGACACAGCTTTGGATGACTTCATTGATTTCGTGTGTCCAGATATATTATCCAATTTATCCGCTGAAAATTATTTCAAGGATAGAGAAATTCTTGCACCAACTTTGGATTGTGTCACTGATGTCAACAACAAGATGACTGCAGGGTTACCTGGATAA
- the LOC107479354 gene encoding xylose isomerase-like, which yields MEFELDAFSPEILNGINCSSLPPHKLVLKVGAPVMLLRNIDQTNGVYNGTRMQVRRMGNHVIECKTLTGNKAGSIVLIPRLNLISNNETLPVALSRVTSKDGLRVLLQDHGHLEDNCTMNVFENIKLIVSEDSIELLFNSCLLQIDQNENLGNIFAPSLLTSLHLCSDREGEFFPGINKIKYEGPSSKNPLSFKWYNAEEEILGKKMKDWFRFSVAFWHTFRGTGADPFGAPTKHWPWEDGTNSVKMAKRRMRANFEFINKLGIDLWCFHDRDIAPDGESLEEANANLDEVVALAKELQTQEKKKVLWGTAQLFMHPRYMHGAATSSELGVYAYAATQVKKAMEVYFHIIYIYVFWGGREGYQSLLNTDMERELNHLARFFEAAVAYKKKIGFNGTLLIEPKPQEPTKHQYDWDAATTSNFLRKYGLIGEFKLNIECNHATLSGHSCHHELETARINGLLGNIDANTGDPQVGWDTDQFLVDIQEATMIMLSVVRNGGIAPGGFNFDAKLRRESMDVEDLFIAHIIGMDTMARGLKNVAKLVEDGALAELVRKRYQSFDTKIGAQIEAGKADFDFLEKKVKEWGEPKVASAKQELAEMILQSAL from the exons ATGGAATTTGAGTTAGATGCTTTCTCGCCAGAGATTCTAAATGGAATAAATTGTTCAAGTCTACCACCACACAAGTTAGTTTTGAAGGTTGGCGCTCCTGTTATGTTGCTGCGGAATATAGACCAAACTAATGGTGTCTACAATGGAACGAGGATGCAAGTTAGAAGAATGGGAAATCATGTGATAGAATGCAAGACTTTAACTGGTAACAAAGCTGGAAGTATTGTTCTTATCCCAAGACTGAATCTAATTTCAAATAATGAAACATTACCG GTTGCGTTATCAAGGGTAACGAGTAAAGATGGTCTGCGAGTGCTGTTGCAAGATCATGGACACTTGGAAGATAACTGCACGATGAATGTG TTTGAGAATATTAAACTTATC GTATCAGAGGATAGCATTGAATTGTTATTCAAtag CTGTTTGCTTCAAATCGATCAAAATGAAAACTTGGGGAACATTTTTGCTCCTTCTCTGCTTACAAGCCTTCACTTGTGTAGTG ATCGGGAGGGTGAATTCTTTCCTGgcattaacaaaattaaatatgag GGTCCCTCTAGCAAGAATCCACTTTCATTTAAATGGTATAACGCAGAGGAAGAAATTCTTGGAAAAAAGATGAAG GACTGGTTCAGATTTAGTGTTGCATTTTGGCATACATTTCGTGGTACAGGTGCAGACCCGTTTGGTGCACCTACCAAGCACTGGCCGTGGGAAGATGGTACCAATTCTGTTAAAATGGCTAAAAGAAGAA TGCGTGCAAACTTTGAGTTTATAAACAAACTTGGAATTGATCTGTGGTGCTTCCACGATCGGGATATTGCCCCTGATGGAGAATCTCTGGAG GAAGCTAATGCAAACTTGGATGAAGTGGTTGCCCTTGCCAAGGAGCTCCAGACTCAG GAGAAAAAGAAAGTTTTATGGGGAACAGCTCAATTGTTTATGCATCCTCGTTATATGCATGGTGCTGCTACTAG CTCTGAGTTAGGCGTCTATGCATATGCTGCTACACAAGTGAAGAAGGCTATGGAAGTATAttttcatattatatatatatatgttttctgGGGTGGCCGTGAAGGTTATCAATCCCTTTTGAACACAGATATGGAACGAGAGCTTAATCATTTG GCTAGGTTTTTTGAAGCTGCTGTTGCATATAAGAAGAAGATTGGATTCAATG GGACTCTGTTGATCGAACCCAAACCGCAAGAGCCTACAAAACATCA GTATGATTGGGATGCTGCAACCACATCTAACTTCTTGCGAAAATATGGACTTATAG GAGAATTCAAACTCAACATTGAGTGCAACCATGCCACCTTATCTGGTCATAG TTGTCACCATGAGCTTGAAACTGCAAGGATTAATGGACTACTTGGTAATATTGATGCAAACACTGGTGATCCTCAAGTTG GTTGGGATACAGATCAATTTCTTGTAGATATTCAAGAAGCAACAATGATTATGCTCAGTGTGGTCAGAAAT GGTGGAATTGCACCAGGTGGATTCAACTTTGATGCCAAAtt GCGAAGAGAGAGCATGGATGTTGAAGACTTATTTATTGCTCACATCATCGGTATGGATACTATGGCCCGCGGCCTCAAGAATGTTGCTAAGCTAGTTGAG GATGGTGCTCTAGCTGAGCTTGTTCGAAAGAGATACCAGAGTTTTGACACTAAAATTGGTGCTCAGATAGAG GCTGGTAAAGCTGACTTTGACTTCTTGGAGAAGAAAGTTAAGGAATGGGGAGAACCTAAGGTTGCTTCAGCCAAACAG GAGCTAGCTGAGATGATCCTCCAGTCTGCGttgtaa